In the Spirochaetales bacterium genome, one interval contains:
- a CDS encoding HlyD family efflux transporter periplasmic adaptor subunit — MKGYILDFKDITDTREIYEANPPPFMSIFIYGILSMIVLSITWMWFGDINEVVLADGIVRTKDPVSIVTNIVEGEVNDVFFEEDIFVNKGDTLFTLETTTYRIERESVSAQLNRLEARLGNLKLLEESIDRNKNLFDEANIEFHNRFNAYSYELELLNLAIVQAKAAYDRHSSMQLMVSEATMEELESRLKVAELNLRKYKSRHKVEIKEERDRIESEIIILTEKLDNLSEKIDLCNIKAPISGKVQVVTHFNPGDYLRAGTEIARIIPETDSLLKVELIISNKDIAKIERGRKIRYSFLSLPQNRYGFAEGEVITIGSDISMRQTSKDPVFVVEGSLDTPELTDSNGVPTAIKTGMICSGRIIIRQKKIIEYVLETLNFLP, encoded by the coding sequence ATGAAAGGATACATTCTCGATTTCAAAGACATTACGGACACACGGGAAATATACGAGGCAAACCCTCCACCCTTTATGTCGATTTTCATATACGGCATCCTTTCCATGATCGTTCTTTCGATAACCTGGATGTGGTTCGGTGATATCAATGAAGTGGTACTGGCGGACGGCATCGTGAGAACAAAGGATCCGGTAAGTATCGTGACAAATATTGTCGAAGGGGAAGTAAACGACGTATTCTTTGAGGAAGATATCTTCGTGAACAAAGGGGATACACTGTTTACTCTTGAAACGACGACATATAGAATCGAACGGGAAAGCGTATCGGCCCAACTGAATCGTCTCGAAGCGAGACTCGGAAACCTCAAACTCCTCGAGGAAAGCATCGACAGAAACAAGAATCTTTTCGATGAGGCGAATATAGAATTTCATAACCGCTTCAATGCCTATTCGTACGAACTTGAACTGCTTAATCTCGCCATTGTACAGGCAAAAGCCGCTTATGACCGGCATTCATCCATGCAGCTTATGGTTTCGGAAGCAACGATGGAAGAACTCGAATCACGCCTGAAAGTTGCCGAACTCAATCTGAGAAAATACAAAAGCAGGCACAAAGTCGAAATAAAGGAAGAACGCGACCGGATCGAGTCCGAAATCATTATTCTCACCGAAAAACTCGACAATCTCTCGGAAAAAATCGATCTCTGCAATATCAAGGCGCCGATCAGCGGAAAAGTTCAGGTCGTCACCCATTTTAATCCCGGTGATTACCTGCGCGCCGGAACCGAAATCGCGAGAATCATTCCGGAAACGGACTCGCTTCTCAAAGTGGAACTCATCATTTCCAACAAAGATATCGCAAAAATTGAACGGGGAAGAAAAATACGGTACTCTTTTCTCTCGCTTCCGCAGAACAGGTACGGCTTTGCAGAGGGTGAAGTCATCACGATCGGCAGTGACATTTCAATGAGGCAGACCTCGAAAGATCCCGTGTTTGTCGTCGAGGGAAGCCTCGACACTCCCGAACTCACGGATTCGAACGGCGTTCCCACCGCCATAAAAACCGGCATGATATGCAGCGGGAGAATTATCATCAGACAAAAAAAAATAATCGAATACGTCCTTGAAACACTCAATTTTCTTCCGTGA